The following proteins come from a genomic window of Sphaerisporangium rubeum:
- a CDS encoding NAD(P)/FAD-dependent oxidoreductase, whose translation MKHRIVVLGAGYAGAFSAGSLARRLDPGQVEVTLVNDGPDFVERLRLHQLAAGQELRKRPLAGMFAGSGVRLRVARVEAVDVGRGVVALGDGELLPYDTLLYALGSTVADRGVPGVVEHAFHVTGRDAALRLRERLDGLGRGARVLVVGGGLTGIETVTEIAESRPRLAVTLAARGEVGGWMSPGARRHLRRAFDRLGVVVHEHTDICRVEPDGGIGADGTVYAAEATVWAGGFAVHPIAAGSGLEVAATGQIVVDGAMRSVSHPDVYAAGDSVYVIGDNGRPLPMSCASAGFTSMRATAAIIGRLTGREGSTAPLKYYGNHISLGRRDAIVQMVDGDVRPASWYLRGPAAARLKDRILKGAAWSTGHPTFGMPARRRRLVRDPSAERVMA comes from the coding sequence ATGAAGCACCGGATCGTCGTTCTCGGCGCCGGGTACGCCGGGGCCTTCTCGGCGGGGAGCCTGGCCCGGCGTCTCGACCCCGGCCAGGTCGAGGTCACCCTGGTCAACGACGGGCCCGACTTCGTCGAGAGGCTGCGTCTTCATCAGCTCGCGGCGGGGCAGGAGCTCAGGAAGCGGCCGCTGGCCGGGATGTTCGCCGGCAGTGGGGTGCGGCTGCGGGTGGCGCGGGTCGAGGCGGTCGACGTGGGACGCGGGGTCGTCGCATTGGGGGATGGGGAACTCCTCCCGTACGACACGCTTCTCTACGCGCTCGGCAGTACGGTGGCCGACCGCGGTGTGCCTGGGGTCGTGGAGCACGCGTTCCACGTCACCGGCAGGGACGCGGCGCTGCGGTTGCGTGAGCGGCTGGACGGACTCGGCCGCGGTGCGCGGGTGCTGGTCGTGGGTGGGGGGCTGACGGGGATCGAGACGGTCACCGAGATCGCCGAGTCACGGCCGCGACTCGCGGTGACGCTGGCGGCGCGTGGTGAGGTCGGCGGGTGGATGTCGCCGGGGGCCCGCCGGCATCTGCGGAGGGCTTTCGACCGGCTGGGTGTCGTCGTGCACGAGCACACCGACATCTGCCGGGTCGAGCCGGACGGGGGGATCGGCGCCGACGGCACGGTCTACGCGGCCGAGGCGACGGTGTGGGCCGGGGGGTTCGCCGTCCACCCCATCGCGGCCGGAAGCGGACTGGAGGTCGCGGCGACCGGTCAGATCGTCGTGGACGGCGCCATGCGCTCGGTCTCGCACCCCGATGTGTACGCCGCGGGGGACAGCGTGTACGTCATCGGCGACAACGGCCGGCCCTTGCCGATGTCGTGCGCCTCGGCGGGATTCACGAGCATGCGCGCGACCGCGGCGATCATCGGTCGCCTGACCGGACGCGAGGGGTCGACCGCTCCGCTGAAGTACTACGGCAACCACATCAGCCTCGGACGGCGTGACGCGATCGTCCAGATGGTGGATGGCGACGTCCGGCCCGCGTCGTGGTACCTGCGGGGTCCCGCGGCCGCGCGCCTCAAGGACCGCATACTCAAAGGCGCGGCCTGGAGCACGGGGCATCCGACCTTCGGCATGCCGGCCAGGAGGCGCCGGTTGGTTCGCGACCCGTCGGCCGAGCGGGTCATGGCCTAG